The nucleotide sequence CGAAGACCATCACCATCACCTCGCAGGAGATCCGCGAGGCCATGGCAGATCCCCTTTCCACCATCGTCGATGCGGTTCGCACGACGCTGGAGCGTTGCCCCCCGGAACTCGCCGCGGACCTAGTGGACCGCGGGATCGTGCTGGCGGGCGGAGGTGCCCTCCTGCGGGGGCTCGACCGACTTCTCCGGGAAGAAACCGGCCTGCCGGTCCATGTCGCCGAGGACCCCCTCAGCGCCGTGGCGGAAGGCACCGGCAAGATGCTCCAGGAACTGGAGGTGCTGAAGCGGGTCACCACTTCGTCCCACTACTGACCGGCTGACGCCAAGCGCCCCTCGCCATGAGGCCGCTCAATCTCCTCGCATTCCTTCTCTTTCTGGCCGGGGCCGTATGGGCCCTGACCCGGAGCGAGCGTGCCGTGCGTGATATCCAGGCCACCTACTACCAGTGGCTGACGCCTTTCCTCACCGCGGGCTCGTCCATGGAGGTGAAGGCCCGCTCATTCCTCGACGAGGTGCAGAGCTCGAAGGAGCTGGAAGCCGAGATCGAGACCATGCGCGCGGAGTATGACCGGCTCCGTCTGGTCGAGGCCGAGGCGCAGAATCTGGAGGAAGAAAACGCCCGCCTGCGCCGTGATCTGGACTTCCAGAAGCGCATGGAATTCAAGGCCACCGCCGTCCGCGTGATCCGCCGCCAGCCCACCACGTGGTGGCAGACGGTGGATATCGACCGCGGCGCGGAAAGCGGCGTCTCCCTCCACCAGCCGGTGGTCGCCGATGGCGGTCTGGTCGGCAAGGTGGACCGGGTCGGCAAGGAGGGAGTGTCCTCCGTGATCCTGCTGACCGACGAGGCGTGCCAGGTTTCAGTCAAGATCGAGGGTACCCCCGAGGTGGGCATCCTCAGTGGCCAGCGTGGCCAGTATGAAGGCGGGCCACGGCTCCGCCTGCGATTCCTTTCCACGAAAGCCCGGATCAGTCCGGGCACTCGTGTTTTCACCACCGGGCGCGGCGGACTTTTCCCCGCGAATGTCCTGGTGGGTACGGTCGAGTCCGTCGTCCCCGGCTTGCTCGACTCCGAAGCTTTGGTCCGTCCGTCAGTTGATTTCACGGATCTGAGCACGGTATTCCTATTGCCTGCCGTGACCCAGTGATCCGATACGCCCTCAGCCTTTTCATCCTCGTCTTGCTGGCGCTCGCGGCGCAGCAGTTCATCCCGTCCCTGACCGGGCTCTACAATGCGCGGCTGCTGCTGGTGACCCTGGTCTTCCTGTGTGCCTCGGTGACGGTGGGCCCGCCGGTGATGCTGGCCCTCGCCTTCGTCTGTGGCTTCCTCTGGGATGCCCAGTGCACGCTCGGCCCGCCGGGTGGCGACGCGGAGATCTACAAGTATCCCGCGGAGTCCCTGCGCTTTGGCTACTCGATCATTCTCTACGGCGTGATCGGCTACCTGATGCAGGGCATCCAGCCGCTCTTCCGCGAGGGCAAGTGGCAGTTCTCCACCATCCTCGTGGGCATCTCGATCTTCGTCTATCTCGCGGCGGAGTATCTCTCGATCAATTTCATCCGCGGCGGCTTCGCCTTCAATGAGGCGACCCTCTACCAGATCGCCGCCACTTCCACGCTGACCATGCTCTTCTCACCGCTGGTCTTCTGGGTGCTGTTCTTCATCGCTGAGAAATTCGGCCACGAGATCCGCTTCGAGGGCCTGAAGAAGAAGCAGCAGCAGCGCCGTCGTCGCACCCTCGCCTGACCTCATCGCCATGGAACCCCGCTACCGGCTTCGCGTTTACCTGCTCACCGCCCTCGTGCTGGCCGGCTTCGGCGTGCTCTTGTCGCGGCTCTACGAGTTCCAGATCGACAAGCGCGAATTCTACCGGAACCAGGTCCCCGGGAACCGCCAGATCACCGTCCGCGAGCCCGGCATCCGCGGCACCATCAAGGACCGCAACGGCGTCGAACTCGCCCGCAACAAGCGGCAGTACGAGATCTCCTTCAATCTTGAGGAAATCCACGAGGCCTACCGGCTCCAGCGGGAAAAGGATCCGAAGCTTGACACCATCAAGAACGACAACGGCATCCCCCGCCCCAAGGAGATCACGGACATCGTGGAAATCGTGAAGGAGCGGGTGATCAAGCCATTGAAGGACCTCGGCCTCGCCCGCGACTTCAATGCGACGAAGCTGCGCACCCACTACAAGACCCACGGCGGTCTGGTGCCCTTCGTTTACACCCGTGACATCACCTACGAGGAGTTCGCGAAATTCGCCGAGCACTCGCTGGATATCCCCGGCGTTTACCTGAATGTCCGCCCGCTGCGCGAGTATCCCTACAAGGCACTCTCCAGCCACACGCTCGGCTACCTCCGCCAGTGGTCCACCGGCGAGATCCCCGAGGACGCCCGCCGCCAGTACGGCTACCAGTACGTCGGCGACGACAAGGGCGTGGCCGGAGTGGAGGCGACGCTCGATGACATCCTCCGCGGCCCCGAGGGCTGGAAGCAGGTGGTGAAGAGCGAGAAGGGCAAGATCCTCGGCGAGACCGACGCCGTCGATCCCGGCATCGGTGCCGACGTGATCCTAACCATCGATGCCGAGGTCCAGTATCTCCTTTCGAATATCCTCCGCCGTGCCGGCACCGCCTCCGGCGTGGTGATGGACGTGGAAACGGGCGAGATCCTCGCGATGGCATCCGTCCCGGACTACGATCCGAACGACTTCATTCCCAGCATCTCGATGGAGAAGAATGCGGAATACGAGCAGGCCAAGATCAAGCCATTGATCGACCGCTCGATCAGCCGCTTTCCACCCGGCTCCACCTTCAAGATCCCGACCGCCCTGGTCGGAGCCACGAAGGGCCTCGCCACGCGCAGCTACAACTGCAGCGGCTACCTCTCCTACGGCAATGCCAAGGTCGGCTGCTGGATCGCGCAAAAGGGCGGCAGCCACGGCGGGCTCGGCCTTTCCAAGGCCATCCAGCAATCGTGCAACCCCTATTTCATGCAGCTCGCCGGCTCGATCGGCACGAAGGGCATGGCGGATGGCTTCTCGATGCTCGGCCTCGGTGAAAAGACCGGCATTCCCCTTCCCAACGAGAGCCCGGGCCTCGTGACCGGTAGCCGCGCCTGGCAGCGTGCCAGGCCGAACTTGAAGGTCACGCCGATCGATATCGGCTTCCTTTCCATCGGCCAGGGCAATGCCCTCGCCACCCCGCTCCAGCTCTGTGCCGTCACGGCCTGCGTGGCGAATGGCGGGCGCTACTATCACCCGCGGCTCGTGAAAAGCGCCGTGGCCCACCGCGGCGACCAGATCCAGGAGATCATCAAGGACGAGCCCCGCCTCAAGGTGGACCTCCTGAAGGAAGGCGTGAAGCCCTCCGACTTGAACCTGATCCGCGAGGGTATGCGCATGGCCGTGAATGTCCCGGGCGGCACCGCCGGTCGCGCGAAGATCCCCGGCTACGAAGTCGCGGCCAAAACCGGCACCGCCCAGGTCAGCAAGGTGCTCGACATCCACAATGCCTGGACCATCGCCTTCGCCCCCTACGACAAGCCGAAGTATGCCGTCTGCCTGCTGGTGGAAAACGGCAAGTCCGGCGGCGCGGTCTGCGGTCCGCTGGCACACCTCCTTTTCCGCGGCCTGATGGCGCGCGACGAGGGCATGAAGCTCCCTCTCCACCCGCTCGACCCCGTGATCGGCAATATGGACGCCATCAAGGAAATCGCCCTGCCGGACGACGTGCTTGCCGCCATCGACGTCAGCCAGGACGACGGCGAGACCGGCAACGAAGGCACCGAGGCAGCGGCAGCCGCAGGCATCTCCACCGAACCCCTCCCCGACTCCCAGGTCGTCACACCAAAACCCACCATCACTCCCGAAGCCGATGCGGACGGCACCGTTACCCAACCCGAAGGCCGCGAACGCTAAACCCCTTCACACCCATTCCTCTCCATCAAATCCATGATTCAGAAAATCAAACGCTTCCTCGGCATCGGGCGACCGAATCCGAAGGAAGGCAACACGGTCATCGTCAATGTCGAACGCCTTGAACGCCGGGTCGCTCTCCTCGACAACGGTGTGCTGGAAGAATACACCGTCGAACGCGAAGGTGAGCAGAACATCGTAGGCGGCATCTTCAAGGGCCGCGTGAAGAACATCGAGCAGGGCCTGAAGGCCATGTTCGTGGACATCGGCCTCGACAAGAACGCCTTCCTCCACTTCTGGGACGCCATCCCCGCCGCACTTGACGCCGGTCTCGAGGAAATCGAGCGCGCCGGATCGAAGAAGAAGCAGCAGCAGAAGATCACTTCGAAGGATATCCCGAGCATCTACCCGATCGGCTCGGAGATCATGATCCAGGTCTCGAAGGGACCGATCGGCACGAAGGGCCCGCGCGTCACCACGAATATCTCGCTGGCCGGCCGCTACCTCGTGCTGATGCCCTACACCGAGCAGTTCGGTATTTCCCGCAAGATCGAAGACCCGAAGGAGCGCCAACGCCTCCGGAAGATCATGCAGAAGCTGAGCGTGCCGGAAGGCATGGGCATCATCATGCGCACGGTGGCCCACGGCACCCGCGCACGTCACTTCGTGCGCGACCTCGCCATGCTTTTGGAGCAATGGCATGGCGTGGAGGACAGGCGCGACTCCGGCCCGGCACCGCTGTGTGCCTTCCAGGAGCCCGGCCTGATCGAGCGCACCGCCCGCGACTTCCTCACCGATGAGGTGGACCAGGTGCTCTGCGACGATGCCCAGACGACCGAGTTCATCCGCGAAATCGCCGGGAAAATCTCGCGCCGCGCCAAGCGCCGCATCCATCACCTGCCGACGAGCCAGCCGATCTTCGAAGCGGTCGGCATCCAGAAGCAGATCGACGAGGCCTTCTCCCGCCAAGTGTGGCTGCCCTGCGGCGGCTACATCGTGATCGACGAGACCGAGGCGCTCATCTCCATCGACGTCAACACGGGCCGCAACCGCGGCTCGAAGGACGTGGACAAGATGATCCTCGAGACCAACGTGGAAGCCGCCCAGGAAGTCGCCCGCCAGCTCCGCCTGCGGAATATCGGCGGCCTGGTCGTGGTGGACTTCATCGACATGCGCCACCGCAAGGACCAGCAGACGGTCTACAAGGCGATGAAAGATCGCCTGAAGAAGGACAAGGCGAAGACCCAGGTGCTGCAGATCTCCGCCATCGGCCTGATGGAGATGACCCGCCAGCGCCTGAACGAGTCGCTGCGGGACACGATGTTCGAGCCCTGCCCCTACTGCCAGGGCCGCGGCCGCGTGAAGACGCCCATGACCATGAGCGTGGAAATCCAGCGCCGCATCGTCACCGTCATCAACAAGCATCGCGACCAGGCCGGCGACCTCG is from Luteolibacter flavescens and encodes:
- the mreC gene encoding rod shape-determining protein MreC, coding for MRPLNLLAFLLFLAGAVWALTRSERAVRDIQATYYQWLTPFLTAGSSMEVKARSFLDEVQSSKELEAEIETMRAEYDRLRLVEAEAQNLEEENARLRRDLDFQKRMEFKATAVRVIRRQPTTWWQTVDIDRGAESGVSLHQPVVADGGLVGKVDRVGKEGVSSVILLTDEACQVSVKIEGTPEVGILSGQRGQYEGGPRLRLRFLSTKARISPGTRVFTTGRGGLFPANVLVGTVESVVPGLLDSEALVRPSVDFTDLSTVFLLPAVTQ
- a CDS encoding peptidoglycan D,D-transpeptidase FtsI family protein → MEPRYRLRVYLLTALVLAGFGVLLSRLYEFQIDKREFYRNQVPGNRQITVREPGIRGTIKDRNGVELARNKRQYEISFNLEEIHEAYRLQREKDPKLDTIKNDNGIPRPKEITDIVEIVKERVIKPLKDLGLARDFNATKLRTHYKTHGGLVPFVYTRDITYEEFAKFAEHSLDIPGVYLNVRPLREYPYKALSSHTLGYLRQWSTGEIPEDARRQYGYQYVGDDKGVAGVEATLDDILRGPEGWKQVVKSEKGKILGETDAVDPGIGADVILTIDAEVQYLLSNILRRAGTASGVVMDVETGEILAMASVPDYDPNDFIPSISMEKNAEYEQAKIKPLIDRSISRFPPGSTFKIPTALVGATKGLATRSYNCSGYLSYGNAKVGCWIAQKGGSHGGLGLSKAIQQSCNPYFMQLAGSIGTKGMADGFSMLGLGEKTGIPLPNESPGLVTGSRAWQRARPNLKVTPIDIGFLSIGQGNALATPLQLCAVTACVANGGRYYHPRLVKSAVAHRGDQIQEIIKDEPRLKVDLLKEGVKPSDLNLIREGMRMAVNVPGGTAGRAKIPGYEVAAKTGTAQVSKVLDIHNAWTIAFAPYDKPKYAVCLLVENGKSGGAVCGPLAHLLFRGLMARDEGMKLPLHPLDPVIGNMDAIKEIALPDDVLAAIDVSQDDGETGNEGTEAAAAAGISTEPLPDSQVVTPKPTITPEADADGTVTQPEGRER
- a CDS encoding Rne/Rng family ribonuclease; the protein is MIQKIKRFLGIGRPNPKEGNTVIVNVERLERRVALLDNGVLEEYTVEREGEQNIVGGIFKGRVKNIEQGLKAMFVDIGLDKNAFLHFWDAIPAALDAGLEEIERAGSKKKQQQKITSKDIPSIYPIGSEIMIQVSKGPIGTKGPRVTTNISLAGRYLVLMPYTEQFGISRKIEDPKERQRLRKIMQKLSVPEGMGIIMRTVAHGTRARHFVRDLAMLLEQWHGVEDRRDSGPAPLCAFQEPGLIERTARDFLTDEVDQVLCDDAQTTEFIREIAGKISRRAKRRIHHLPTSQPIFEAVGIQKQIDEAFSRQVWLPCGGYIVIDETEALISIDVNTGRNRGSKDVDKMILETNVEAAQEVARQLRLRNIGGLVVVDFIDMRHRKDQQTVYKAMKDRLKKDKAKTQVLQISAIGLMEMTRQRLNESLRDTMFEPCPYCQGRGRVKTPMTMSVEIQRRIVTVINKHRDQAGDLVVVVNPDVLNRFKTEDSKHLVELERQHSGRLIFRSDPSLHRERFLIVDAATEKTIDQA